Proteins encoded in a region of the Rutidosis leptorrhynchoides isolate AG116_Rl617_1_P2 chromosome 9, CSIRO_AGI_Rlap_v1, whole genome shotgun sequence genome:
- the LOC139865586 gene encoding putative F-box/LRR-repeat protein At3g42770 gives MDNSVRSVYLSDLNNLVSFTFRNSDRADFRLAHLPNLKEVDLQFGRFDIHNVFIQMSSCALSLQSLSITVLQPEPEEEGYLEVLDSVPMLPNLKNLKLTVGGGIDDWLVFWASIMNACPNLETFSIKSVWNSPNISMKKARDATNPHKHFKIVEIVDYEGRTRDFELAEYIIKTFVALKKVMITVARSSPKNREAFRSSAEGLVKLTEPKGVELIVI, from the exons ATGGATAATTCTGTTAGATCCGTCTATTTATCTGATTTGAACAACCTGGTATCCTTCACCTTCAGAAATAGTGACCGTGCGGATTTTCGTCTTGCTCACCTTCCGAATCTGAAGGAAGTTGACCTTCAATTTGGTCGGTTCGATATTCATAATGTGTTTATCCAGATGTCGTCTTGTGCTTTGTCTCTGCAGTCTCTTTCCATAACTGTGTTACAACCCGAGCCTGAAGAG GAGGGATATTTAGAAGTACTTGACTCTGTTCCCATGTTACCAAATCTGAAGAATTTAAAACTAACAGTTGGCGGTGGAATAGATGATTGGCTCGTCTTTTGGGCTTCCATAATGAATGCATGCCCAAATTTGGAGACTTTTTCTATTAAG TCAGTGTGGAATTCACCAAACATAAGTATGAAGAAAGCAAGGGATGCTACTAATCCTCATAAACACTTCAAGATTGTTGAAATCGTTGACTATGAGGGTCGAACACGTGACTTTGAACTTGCTGAATACATCATAAAAACGTTTGTTGCACTGAAGAAAGTTATGATCACAGTTGCAAGGTCGTCCCCAAAGAATCGGGAAGCTTTTCGATCTTCTGCAGAGGGCTTAGTAAAATTAACAGAGCCTAAAGGTGTGGAGTTGATCGTAATATAA
- the LOC139867667 gene encoding F-box protein At4g09920-like isoform X1 — MDCKRSSLSNLQLQKDGIDYISQMSDDILVVILSLTPFKDAVATSILARRWRYTWQKLRQLNLDGGDLRILKSESEREKFINQVNSVIRSYNKPTLGGFRIRYAFKPNHQHFIYDCIEFAVNKKVEFLELDFMNQFSFLFSRGEGYDVFKSRVVVLPYLKKLILKGVLVREEAFEAFLMNSPLVETISICDSPYLYSVHVNGRQSPNLKHLKIMDNFSVRSVNLSDLNNLVSFTCRNSDRADFCLAHLPNLKEINLQFGRFDIHNVFIQMSSCALSLQSLSITVLQPEPEEEGYSKILDSVPMLPNLKNLKLTIGGGIDDQLVFLASIMNACPNLETFSIMVHTHTISRWTSPKISMKKARDAANPHKHLKIVEIVDYVGRKRDFELAEYIIRTFVALKKVKITVVRSSPNYQEAFRSSAEGLVKLTEPKGVELIVL, encoded by the exons ATGGACTGCAAACGGAGCTCTTTAAGTAATCTTCAACTGcag AAGGATGGAATTGATTATATAAGCCAAATGTCAGATGATATACTGGTTGTGATACTGTCTCTAACACCTTTCAAGGATGCTGTGGCCACTAGCATTCTGGCTAGAAGATGGAGATACACATGGCAGAAATTAAGACAATTAAACTTGGACGGTGGtgatttaagaatattaaaatccgAGTCAGAAAGAGAAAAGTTCATCAATCAGGTCAACTCAGTTATCCGAAGTTACAACAAACCGACCCTCGGTGGCTTTCGGATCCGTTATGCTTTCAAGCCCAATCATCAACATTTTATTTATGATTGCATTGAATTTGCAGTAAATAAGAAAGTTGAGTTTCTTGAACTAGATTTCATGAATcaattttcttttttattttcaAGAGGTGAAGGTTATGATGTTTTTAAGTCAAGAGTGGTGGTACTGCCTTATTTAAAAAAACTTATACTGAAAGGGGTCCTTGTGAGGGAAGAAGCTTTTGAGGCATTTTTAATGAATTCTCCACTtgttgaaaccatatcaatttgtgATTCACCGTACCTGTACAGTGTTCATGTCAATGGACGACAATCTCCTAATTTAAAGCACCTAAAAATAATGGATAATTTTTCTGTTAGATCCGTCAATTTATCTGATTTGAACAACCTGGTATCCTTCACCTGCAGAAATAGTGACCGTGCAGATTTTTGTCTTGCTCACCTTCCGAATCTGAAGGAAATTAACCTTCAATTTGGTCGGTTCGATATTCATAATGTGTTTATCCAGATGTCGTCTTGTGCTTTGTCTCTGCAGTCTCTTTCCATAACTGTGTTACAACCCGAGCCTGAAGAG GAGGGATATTCAAAAATACTTGACTCTGTTCCAATGTTACCAAATCTGAAGAATTTAAAACTAACAATTGGTGGTGGAATCGATGATCAGCTTGTATTTTTGGCTTCCATAATGAATGCGTGCCCAAATTTGGAGACTTTTTCTATTATGGTGCATACTCACACGATTTCCA GGTGGACTTCACCAAAGATAAGTATGAAGAAAGCAAGGGATGCTGCTAATCCTCATAAACACCTCAAGattgttgaaattgtggactatgtAGGTCGAAAACGTGACTTTGAACTTGCTGAATACATCATTAGAACGTTTGTTGCACTGAAGAAAGTTAAGATCACAGTTGTAAGGTCGTCCCCAAATTATCAGGAAGCTTTTCGATCTTCTGCCGAGGGCTTAGTAAAATTAACAGAGCCTAAAGGTGTGGAGTTGATCGTACTTTAA
- the LOC139867667 gene encoding F-box protein At4g09920-like isoform X2 — MDCKRSSLSNLQLQKDGIDYISQMSDDILVVILSLTPFKDAVATSILARRWRYTWQKLRQLNLDGGDLRILKSESEREKFINQVNSVIRSYNKPTLGGFRIRYAFKPNHQHFIYDCIEFAVNKKVEFLELDFMNQFSFLFSRGEGYDVFKSRVVVLPYLKKLILKGVLVREEAFEAFLMNSPLVETISICDSPYLYSVHVNGRQSPNLKHLKIMDNFSVRSVNLSDLNNLVSFTCRNSDRADFCLAHLPNLKEINLQFGRFDIHNVFIQMSSCALSLQSLSITVLQPEPEEEGYSKILDSVPMLPNLKNLKLTIGGGIDDQLVFLASIMNACPNLETFSIMSGWTSPKISMKKARDAANPHKHLKIVEIVDYVGRKRDFELAEYIIRTFVALKKVKITVVRSSPNYQEAFRSSAEGLVKLTEPKGVELIVL; from the exons ATGGACTGCAAACGGAGCTCTTTAAGTAATCTTCAACTGcag AAGGATGGAATTGATTATATAAGCCAAATGTCAGATGATATACTGGTTGTGATACTGTCTCTAACACCTTTCAAGGATGCTGTGGCCACTAGCATTCTGGCTAGAAGATGGAGATACACATGGCAGAAATTAAGACAATTAAACTTGGACGGTGGtgatttaagaatattaaaatccgAGTCAGAAAGAGAAAAGTTCATCAATCAGGTCAACTCAGTTATCCGAAGTTACAACAAACCGACCCTCGGTGGCTTTCGGATCCGTTATGCTTTCAAGCCCAATCATCAACATTTTATTTATGATTGCATTGAATTTGCAGTAAATAAGAAAGTTGAGTTTCTTGAACTAGATTTCATGAATcaattttcttttttattttcaAGAGGTGAAGGTTATGATGTTTTTAAGTCAAGAGTGGTGGTACTGCCTTATTTAAAAAAACTTATACTGAAAGGGGTCCTTGTGAGGGAAGAAGCTTTTGAGGCATTTTTAATGAATTCTCCACTtgttgaaaccatatcaatttgtgATTCACCGTACCTGTACAGTGTTCATGTCAATGGACGACAATCTCCTAATTTAAAGCACCTAAAAATAATGGATAATTTTTCTGTTAGATCCGTCAATTTATCTGATTTGAACAACCTGGTATCCTTCACCTGCAGAAATAGTGACCGTGCAGATTTTTGTCTTGCTCACCTTCCGAATCTGAAGGAAATTAACCTTCAATTTGGTCGGTTCGATATTCATAATGTGTTTATCCAGATGTCGTCTTGTGCTTTGTCTCTGCAGTCTCTTTCCATAACTGTGTTACAACCCGAGCCTGAAGAG GAGGGATATTCAAAAATACTTGACTCTGTTCCAATGTTACCAAATCTGAAGAATTTAAAACTAACAATTGGTGGTGGAATCGATGATCAGCTTGTATTTTTGGCTTCCATAATGAATGCGTGCCCAAATTTGGAGACTTTTTCTATTATG TCAGGGTGGACTTCACCAAAGATAAGTATGAAGAAAGCAAGGGATGCTGCTAATCCTCATAAACACCTCAAGattgttgaaattgtggactatgtAGGTCGAAAACGTGACTTTGAACTTGCTGAATACATCATTAGAACGTTTGTTGCACTGAAGAAAGTTAAGATCACAGTTGTAAGGTCGTCCCCAAATTATCAGGAAGCTTTTCGATCTTCTGCCGAGGGCTTAGTAAAATTAACAGAGCCTAAAGGTGTGGAGTTGATCGTACTTTAA